A window of the Salvelinus alpinus chromosome 3, SLU_Salpinus.1, whole genome shotgun sequence genome harbors these coding sequences:
- the LOC139571317 gene encoding phospholipase B-like 1, with product MALSGEQREFLVILCILAAALVQTYQIQEATVYWDAAQKSVILNEGVLEKEGGAYGYYNDTLLLTGWGVLEIRAGYGETPESDETTSFLAGYLEGFLTAEQMFSHYANIYPQMIKDEKILDPLKDFMIKQDYWTREQVKLRRNSDPLWLHAGLILAQLDGLQAGAAYWAKSRQREPLSMFALQFLNEVGDLLDLIPALTPRFNSSRGPVPGMGHCSALIKVLPGFENLLLAHSSWFNYASTMRIYKHWDFRLADTHTATGKISFSSYPGFLTSLDDFYLLGSGLLMTQTTNSVFNTSLFTLITPHSLLAWQRVRLAHALARTGEQWAHIFSKYNSGTYNSQYMVLDLSRVSLGRSIRDGALTVVEQIPGLVLHSDQTQALRQGYWPSYNVPFHADIYNLSGYGVMWRKHGEDFSYDLCPRAKIFRRDQARVTDLASLKHIMRYNNYRKDPYSKGHPCKTICCRNDLRLKKPRPGGCYDTKVTDFHLARQLAGEAVNGPTTQGGLLPFSWSHFNSTAHKGLPQSYNFSFITMKPTLSLYQP from the exons ATGGCTTTGAGTGGGGAGCAGAGAGAATTCCTTGTTATTTTGTGCATCTTGGCTGCAGCCCTCGTGCAAACTTACC AGATTCAAGAGGCCACTGTGTACTGGGATGCTGCCCAGAAGAGTGTGATTCTGAATGAGGGGGTGTTGGAGAAAGAAGGGGGTGCCTATGGCTATTACAATGACACTCTCCTCTTGACGGGCTGGGGGGTGCTGGAGATTCGGGCAGGGTATGGGGAGACCCCCGAGAGTGATGAGACCACCTCCTTCTTGGCTGGGTATCTGGAAGGGTTCCTCACCGCAGA gcaAATGTTTAGCCACTATGCCAACATATATCCTCAGATGATTAAAGATGAGAAGATTCTGGACCCCTTGAAAGATTTCATGAT TAAACAGGACTACTGGACCAGAGAGCAGGTGAAGTTGAGGAGAAACAGTGACCCCTTGTGGCTGCATGCAGGACTGATCCTCGCTCAACTGGATGGGCTACAGGCTGGAGCTGCATACTGGGCCaagagcaggcagagagag CCTCTGTCCATGTTTGCGCTGCAGTTTCTGAATGAAGTTGGAGACCTGCTGGACCTGATTCCAGCACTGACGCCACGCTTCAACTCCTCCCGAGGCCCTGTGCCGGGAATGGGCCACTGCTCAGCTCTCATAAAG gtTCTGCCAGGCTTTGAGAACCTGCTGTTAGCCCACTCCAGCTGGTTCAACTACGCTTCCACCATGCGTATCTACAAACACTGGGACTTCAGGCTGGCCGACACACACACCGCCACGGGCAAGATATCCTTCAGCAGCTACCCTG GCTTCCTGACATCTTTGGATGACTTCTACCTGCTGGGCAGTGGGCTGCTGATGACTCAGACCACCAACAGTGTCTTCAACACCTCTCTGTTCACCCTGATCACCCCCCACAGCCTGCTGGCCTGGCAGAGGGTGCGGCTGGCACATGCCCTGGCACGCACTGGGGAGCAGTGGGCTCACATCTTCTCTAAGTACAACTCCG gaACCTATAACAGCCAGTACATGGTGCTGGATCTGAGCAGGGTGTCGTTGGGGAGGAGTATAAGGGATGGGGCTCTGACTGTGGTAGAGCAGATACCAGGACTGGTGCTACACTCTGACCAGACACAGGCCCTGCGACAGG GCTACTGGCCGTCCTACAACGTGCCCTTCCATGCAGACATCTACAACCTGAGTGGCTACGGGGTCATGTGGAGGAAGCATGGAGAGGACTTCTCCTATGACCTCTGTCCCAGAGCCAAGATCTTCCGCAGGGATCAGGCCAGGGTTACAGACCTCGCCTCCCTCAAACACATCATGAGATACAACA ACTACAGGAAAGACCCTTACTCCAAGGGCCATCCCTGTAAAACAATCTGCTGTCGCAACGACCTGAGGCTGAAAAAACCACGTCCAGGAGGCTGCTATGACACCAAG GTGACAGACTTCCACCTGGCCCGTCAGTTAGCAGGCGAGGCGGTGAACGGTCCCACCACTCAGGGGGGCCTGCTTCCGTTCTCCTGGAGCCACTTCAACAGCACAGCCCACAAGGGTCTGCCGCAGTCATATAACTTCAGCTTCATCACCATGAAGCCAACTCTGTCACTATACCAACCCTGA